The following are from one region of the Amycolatopsis sp. QT-25 genome:
- a CDS encoding SAM-dependent methyltransferase, whose amino-acid sequence MTSDEGRSVPRRPPPLDYSKPNLARMKDVLLGGHDHYEVDRQAVDDLLALAPDAAAMAKEFRSWANRVVRFLAGARGIDQFLDLGSGLPTAENTHQAAQRYHPDAVVVYVDHDPVVQAHGLALLEDHLVHVSGADLTEPARTLADPVVTEHLELDRPVAVILNSVLHHIEDLGKARAVVRAYVDALAPGSYVLITHDFTPGEGARAALARKLDDLMGSTGHRTVHRSREEIESLFDGLEIIEPGVVHLHEWWPEGPRLAPLTELNHLSLGGVGIKP is encoded by the coding sequence ATGACTTCGGACGAGGGCCGGTCTGTGCCGAGGCGCCCGCCTCCCCTCGACTACAGCAAGCCCAACCTCGCCCGGATGAAGGACGTCCTGCTCGGCGGGCACGACCACTACGAGGTCGACAGGCAAGCGGTCGACGACCTGCTCGCCCTCGCTCCCGACGCCGCCGCGATGGCCAAGGAGTTCCGCTCCTGGGCGAACCGGGTGGTCCGGTTCCTCGCCGGCGCCCGCGGCATCGACCAGTTCCTCGACCTGGGCTCCGGGCTGCCCACCGCGGAGAACACCCATCAGGCGGCGCAGCGATACCACCCCGACGCGGTGGTCGTCTACGTCGACCACGACCCGGTCGTCCAGGCACACGGGCTGGCGTTGCTGGAAGACCATCTCGTCCACGTCAGCGGCGCGGATCTGACCGAGCCGGCGCGGACCCTCGCCGATCCGGTGGTCACCGAGCACCTCGAACTCGACCGCCCGGTCGCGGTGATCCTGAACTCGGTGCTGCACCACATCGAAGACCTCGGCAAGGCGCGGGCCGTCGTCCGCGCCTACGTCGACGCGCTCGCGCCGGGGTCGTACGTGCTGATCACCCACGACTTCACCCCCGGCGAGGGCGCGCGCGCCGCGCTCGCCCGGAAACTCGACGACCTCATGGGCAGCACCGGGCACCGCACGGTGCATCGAAGCCGCGAGGAGATCGAGTCACTGTTCGACGGGTTGGAGATCATCGAGCCCGGGGTGGTCCACCTGCACGAATGGTGGCCGGAAGGCCCACGCCTCGCGCCGCTGACCGAGCTGAACCACCTGAGCCTCGGCGGCGTGGGGATCAAGCCCTGA